In Deinococcus maricopensis DSM 21211, the sequence AACGCTACTGGAACCTGCGCGGCGAAGGCAGCGCCAAATACTACGTCGTGGAAGAGGACGCCTGGACGGCCCGCGGCGTGGCCTGCTTCCAGGCGCCACTGGAAAGCCCCAGTCAACACTACGCCCTCACCGAGAAGCACGCCGGCGCCGTATTCACGCTCGACGGCACCGGCTACAAGGTCACGCGCTGGGAGGAACACCCGGCCGGCACCGCCATCTTGGTGCAGCGGTACGCCGCGCAGGACCTCTACACGCGCGGCGTGTACGCCACGACCGTGCAACCCACCGGACACATGGGCGCGTGGGTGAAACGCGGCTCGCTCGCGTACCGCCACGGGGACGTCGTGATCCGCCGCCGCTACACCGGCTTCATGCTGATGCGCACCGTCTTCGCGCGCGCCTGCACCCGCTGCGACCGCGAACCCGGCCTGCTGGAACGCGAGTGCCGCGCGTGCGGCGGCCGCATCCAGGACCGCATGCAGGACCACAAGCTCAGCGAACACGACTTCGACGAAGTGATCGAACTCCCGCCGTTCCGCACCGCGGCGCTCGAAGTCGCCGTGGACGCCCGCGCGACCGACCAGCCCCACGCCGTCGCGCACACCCTCAAGCACCTGCTGCAGAAACTGATTCCCGAGCGGGTCGCGTGCGACGAGAACGACCTGTCCGGCGCGTTCCGCGAGGACCGCCCCACGTACTTTTTCCTGTACGACGACTGGCTGGGCGGCCTGGGCGTCACCCGCCGCGCCGCCGAAAGCATGGACGACCTGCTCAGCCGCGCACTGGACCTCGCGGCGCAGCCATGCTGCGACGCCGGCTGCTACGCCTGCACCGCCACGTCCCGCTGCCACAGCCCTTTCATGCCCAGCGGGGAGCGGCGCCCCACCGACAAACGCGCCACCCGCGCGTACCTGGAAGCGATCCTCGGCGCGCGCGCCCACCCCAGCGTTCCCGCGGACCTGCACGCCCGCCCGGAACGCGGCGACTGGGTGATGGAAGCCCGCGAACTGCTGGACCTGCAGGGCCTGAGTCTGCCGGAAGTGAGCGCCCGCCTGGGCGTGCCGTCCCGCGAACTGCAACGGGCCGTGCAGGGCAGCGCGCCCCTGCGCGTGCAGCACGCGAAGTTCGGCGTGGGCACCCTGATGGGCGGCAGCGGCAGCGGCGAACGACGCCAGGTGAGCGTGTACTTCCCCGGGTCCGGGCAGAAGACCCTTCTGGTCACGCACGCGAACCTGGCCGTCATCCGGGACGCCCAGGGCCCGAGCGACTGAACCAGAGCAGGACCCGGCAGCAGGCTCTGAAGGGTCTGACCGCTTGAAAATCGCCGTTGATCTGCGCCTCCGTGCGCCGACAGCAGCGCCGAACCGCTCTGGCGCGTTCAGTCGCCCAGGCGGTGCGCACAGCGTGGGCCTGGGTCCATGACGTCCAGCCTGGACCCAGGCCGCGCAGGGCATGACTTAAGGCGCTTCGGCGCACGGGCAGCGTGCTGCCCGGCCTCCAGTGCGGGCAGCACGCTGCCCTATACGCTTCAGGACGCCACGCCAAGTGGGGTGCGGCACTCTGCTGTATGATCGGAGGCAGCCATCGCCGTGGGTGCACAACCCCGGCGCGCGAGGCCCAAGCGCCTCGCAGCGCGCCCACAGCGGCGCACCACCTCCGACTTCACCCCCACGTCTCCGAGCCTGCGCGGCCCGGCGGCGGGAAGGACAGCATGGATCAAGTCACGCGCGTACCTCCGCACAACAATGACGCTGAAATCAGCGTTCTGGGCAGCATCCTGCTCGACAACGACACCCTGATGAGCCTCGGCGACACCGTCCAGCCCGAAATGTTCTACCGCGACGGGCACCGCAAGATCTTCGCGAGCATGCGCGCCCTGCAGGAGCGCGGCGAGCCGGTGGACCTCGTGACGCTGAGCGAGGACCTGCGCGTCAAGGGGCAGCTCGACGAGGTCGGCGGCCTCGCGTACCTGATCGGCCTGTCGGACCAGGTGCCGACTGCCGCGTACGCCGAGCACTACGCGCGCCTCGTGCAGGAAAAATACACGCTGCGTCAGCTGATTCAGGTGAGCGGACGCGTCATGCAGCTCGCGTACGACGCGCAGCAGCCGCTGGAGGACATCCTCGACCGCAGCGAGAAGCTGATCTTCGAGATTGCCGAGCAGAAGAAGCAGGGTGAGCAGTTCCAGGCGATGAGTTCGGTCGTGCACGACACGTTCGAGTACATCACGCTGCTGCACAACAACAAGGGCATCCCGGACGGCGTGCCCAGCGGCTTCCGCGATCTTGACGAGCAGATCAGCGGCCTGCAGAAGGGCAGCCTGAACGTCCTCGCGGCGCGCCCGTCCATGGGCAAGACGGCGTTCGCGCTGTCCATCGCACAGAACGTCGCGCTGCGCGGCGAGAAGACCGTGGCGGTATTCAGCCTGGAAATGCCCGCCGTGCAGCTGGCGCTGCGCATGCTGTGCAGCGAGGCGCGCGTGGACATGAACCGCATTCGCAGCGGGCAGCTGAACGAACGGGACTTCGAGCGGCTCGCGCACGCCGCAGGGCGCCTTGCGGAAGCGCCCCTCGTCATCGACGATGAGGCGGACCTGACGCTGAACCTGCTGCGCAGCAAATGCCGCCGGATTGCCGCGCAGCACGGGCAGCTGGGGCTGGTCGTCATCGACTACCTGCAGCTGATGAGTGGCGGCAAGGGCGGCGGGGGCGGCAGCGAGAACCGGCAGCAGGAGATCAGCACCATCTCGCGCGGCCTCAAGAGCCTCGCGCGTGAACTGGAAGTGCCGATCATCGTGCTCAGTCAGCTGTCGCGCGCAGTGGAGCAACGCCCGAACCACCGCCCGATGCTCAGCGACCTGCGTGAGTCCGGCGCCATCGAGCAGGACGCGGACATCGTGATGTTCATCTACCGCGACGAGTACTACAACAAGGAAACGGACCAGCAGGGCATCGCGGAGATCATCGTCGGGAAGCAGCGCAACGGTCCGGTCGGTACGGTGAAACTGCAGTTCCACAGCCAGCACGTGCGCTTTAACGACCTGGCGCCCGAGGGCGTGTCGTGAGCGCGGACGTGAAGGTCGCAGCGGCGCCCGCGGCGCGTCGCCGTCGCCGTCGCCGTCGTGGC encodes:
- the dnaB gene encoding replicative DNA helicase produces the protein MDQVTRVPPHNNDAEISVLGSILLDNDTLMSLGDTVQPEMFYRDGHRKIFASMRALQERGEPVDLVTLSEDLRVKGQLDEVGGLAYLIGLSDQVPTAAYAEHYARLVQEKYTLRQLIQVSGRVMQLAYDAQQPLEDILDRSEKLIFEIAEQKKQGEQFQAMSSVVHDTFEYITLLHNNKGIPDGVPSGFRDLDEQISGLQKGSLNVLAARPSMGKTAFALSIAQNVALRGEKTVAVFSLEMPAVQLALRMLCSEARVDMNRIRSGQLNERDFERLAHAAGRLAEAPLVIDDEADLTLNLLRSKCRRIAAQHGQLGLVVIDYLQLMSGGKGGGGGSENRQQEISTISRGLKSLARELEVPIIVLSQLSRAVEQRPNHRPMLSDLRESGAIEQDADIVMFIYRDEYYNKETDQQGIAEIIVGKQRNGPVGTVKLQFHSQHVRFNDLAPEGVS